The proteins below are encoded in one region of Dioscorea cayenensis subsp. rotundata cultivar TDr96_F1 chromosome 18, TDr96_F1_v2_PseudoChromosome.rev07_lg8_w22 25.fasta, whole genome shotgun sequence:
- the LOC120281953 gene encoding lysine--tRNA ligase, chloroplastic/mitochondrial: MDTLRAWRASYQLFGLAVRSATIRRARIGVRFCSSSSSAAAATTGPSDVHTTTPTDRRRRSAASTSDKDSVRAIRLKKVEELRTKGYEPYAYKWERSHSAKQLQDIYCHLKDGEECKDQLVSIAGRIIARRAFGKLAFLTLRDESGTIQLYCEKEVLAEDQFDQLKKFIDIGDIVGASGSIKKTEKGELSVYVKFFKILTKSLLPLPDKYHGLTDVDKRYRQRYVDMIANPDVVDVFRVRAKIVSEIRKTMESLGFIEVETPVLQGEAGGAEARPFITYHNSLGRDLYLRIATELHLKRMLVGGLERVFEIGRIFRNEGISTRHNPEFTTIEMYEAYSDYQSMMNLAEEIITQCSLVVHGKLKIDYQGIEICLERPWRRETMHDLVKDATGIDFNQFGDDVKSAVEAARQLLGSSTEADDHVLVQTCPSVGHVLNEVFETLVEPTLVQPTFVLDYPIEISPLAKPHRRYAGLTERFELFICGREIGNAFSELTDPVDQRSRFEEQIKQHDKKRASLDSRSKSIEDKGEVDDYSYEVSLDEDFITSLEYGMPPASGMGLGIDRIVMLLTNSASIRDVIAFPVLKVQH, from the exons ATGGATACCTTGAGGGCATGGAGGGCTTCTTATCAACTCTTCGGCTTGGCTGTCAGGTCTGCCACCATTCGCCGCGCCAGGATTGGGGTTCGCTTCtgttcctcttcctcctctgcAGCGGCTGCCACCACCGGTCCCTCCGACGTCCATACAACAACTCCGACAGATCGCCGCCGCCGTAGTGCCGCCTCCACCTCCGACAAAGACTCTGTTCGCGCCATCCGTCTCAAGAAG GTGGAAGAACTAAGGACCAAGGGTTATGAGCCATATGCATATAAGTGGGAACGAAGTCATTCTGCGAAACAGCTTCAAGATATCTATTGCCATTTAAAGGATGGAGAAGAATGCAAAGATCAATTGGTATCAATTGCAGGAAGAATTATTGCGCGTAGAGCATTTGGTAAACTTGCATTCTTGACTTTAAGGGATGAGTCAGGGACAATCCAG CTTTATTGTGAGAAGGAAGTTCTTGCTGAGGACCAGtttgatcaattgaagaaaTTTATTGACATAGGAGATATAGTAGGTGCAAGCGGTTCGATAAAGAAGACAGAAAAAG GGGAGCTTTCCGTTTACGTAAAATTTTTCAAGATTCTGACAAAATCTCTTCTCCCGCTGCCTGATAAGTATCATGGTTTAACTGATGTGGATAAGCGCTATCGACAGAG GTACGTTGACATGATTGCCAATCCTGATGTTGTTGATGTATTTCGTGTGAGAGCTAAG ATTGTCTCTGAGATTCGCAAGACAATGGAATCTCTAGGATTTATTGAGGTTGAAACTCCAGTTTTGCAG GGAGAAGCTGGTGGTGCAGAGGCTCGGCCATTTATCACATACCATAATTCACTTGGGAGAGATCTGTACTTGAGAATTGCTACTGAACTGCACCTTAAGAGAATGCTG GTTGGAGGCCTTGAAAGGGTTTTTGAAATAGGAAGAATATTCCGCAATGAAGGGATCTCAACTCGCCATAATCCTGAATTTACTACCATTGAG ATGTATGAAGCATACTCTGACTACCAAAGTATGATGAACTTGGCTGAGGAGATAATAACACAATGTTCTCTTGTGGTACATGGAAAGCTGAAGATTGATTATCAG GGAATAGAGATTTGTTTGGAAAGACCTTGGAGGAGGGAAACCATGCATGATCTTGTTAAAGATGCCACTGGGATTGATTTCAATCAGTTTGGAGATGATGTTAAATCTGCTGTGGAAGCTGCAAGGCAACTATTAGGAAGTAGTACAGAAGCTGATGATCATGTTTTGGTTCAAACATGCCCATCTGTGGGGCATGTTCTCAATGAG GTTTTCGAGACTCTTGTTGAGCCAACACTAGTACAACCCACGTTTGTTCTTGACTATCCAATTGAGATATCTCCTCTGGCCAAACCACATCGAAG GTATGCAGGCCTCACAGAAAGGTTTGAACTTTTCATATGTGGCCGTGAAATTGGTAATGCATTTTCTGAATTGACAGATCCTGTTGATCAG AGGTCTCGATTTGAAGAGCAAATAAAACAACACGATAAAAAGCGTGCATCACTTGACTCTCGGTCAAAGTCTATTGAAGACAAAGGAGAGGTTGATGATTACTCGTATGAAGTATCTTTAGATGAAGACTTCATTACTTCATTAGAGTATGGGATGCCCCCTGCTTCTGGAATG gGTCTCGGAATTGATAGAATTGTGAtgcttttgacaaattcagcCAGCATTCGGGACGTCATCGCATTTCCTGTACTTAAAGTTCagcattaa